One Bradyrhizobium manausense DNA segment encodes these proteins:
- a CDS encoding SulP family inorganic anion transporter: MNSPSEPNWTRFFPPAGWLATYRREWLPSDAVAGVTLAAYAIPVSLAYAALAGLQPQIGVYGYMLGGIGYALLGASRQLAIGPTSAISLMIAATVGALAGGDAVKYAQIASLAAFSVAVLCFIAWLFRLSVLVRLVSDSILVGFKAGAGLTIIMSQLPSLFGVAGGGHNFFDRAFRLIGQLGHLDPLVLAIGAVALLLLLLGERRLPGKPVGISIVALAIVVATVFGFPGLGVPVTGKIPEGLPALGMPTFGLLEFDDLFPLAAGCVLLAYIEGVSAARSFAAKHGYPLDVRQEFLGLGAANLAAAFGHGYPVAGGLSQSAVNDSAGARTPLALVICSVTLGLCLLFFTGLLTNLPKAVLAAIVFAAVYKLVDIRALVRMWQVSRIDFYAASIALISVLLLGILQGVLLASIASIFLLLARASRPNVAFLGRLPGSGRYSDSARHADVEPLVGIIAFRPEASLLYINAETILDAVLTVLRNSPGIHLVACDLSASPYIDLAGARMLHDLHDELASRRVTLCIVGAHAQLRDLLRAEGLGEKTDSGQWLRSLDSVLGDDKADPAQRTA; the protein is encoded by the coding sequence ATGAACTCGCCTTCTGAACCGAACTGGACGCGTTTCTTTCCACCGGCCGGCTGGCTCGCGACCTATCGGCGCGAATGGTTGCCATCCGACGCCGTCGCCGGCGTCACGCTTGCGGCCTATGCCATTCCAGTCTCGCTGGCCTATGCGGCGCTTGCCGGCTTGCAGCCGCAGATCGGTGTCTACGGCTACATGCTCGGCGGCATTGGCTATGCCCTGCTTGGTGCGTCACGGCAGCTGGCGATCGGTCCGACCTCGGCGATCTCGCTGATGATCGCCGCGACCGTCGGCGCGCTGGCCGGCGGCGATGCCGTGAAGTATGCACAGATCGCCAGTCTCGCGGCCTTCAGCGTTGCCGTGCTGTGCTTCATCGCCTGGCTGTTCAGGCTCAGCGTGCTCGTCCGCCTCGTCAGCGACAGCATTCTGGTTGGCTTCAAGGCCGGCGCGGGACTCACCATCATCATGAGCCAGTTGCCGAGCCTGTTCGGCGTCGCCGGCGGCGGTCACAATTTTTTTGACCGCGCCTTCAGGCTGATCGGACAACTCGGCCATCTCGATCCGCTCGTTCTGGCGATCGGCGCGGTCGCGCTGTTGCTGCTCCTGCTCGGCGAACGGCGGCTGCCCGGCAAACCGGTCGGCATCAGCATCGTGGCACTGGCGATCGTGGTGGCGACGGTCTTCGGCTTCCCCGGTCTCGGTGTGCCCGTTACCGGGAAGATACCAGAGGGGTTGCCGGCGCTTGGGATGCCGACCTTCGGGCTGCTGGAGTTCGACGACCTGTTTCCGCTCGCCGCCGGCTGCGTGCTGCTGGCTTATATCGAAGGCGTCTCGGCGGCCCGGAGCTTTGCCGCCAAGCACGGCTATCCTCTCGACGTCCGGCAGGAGTTTTTGGGGTTGGGTGCCGCGAATCTCGCCGCAGCCTTCGGCCACGGCTATCCCGTCGCCGGCGGCCTGTCGCAATCCGCCGTCAATGACAGCGCTGGTGCGCGAACACCTCTGGCGCTGGTGATCTGTTCGGTGACGCTCGGGCTTTGTCTTCTGTTCTTCACGGGGCTACTCACCAATCTGCCCAAGGCCGTGCTGGCGGCGATCGTCTTTGCCGCCGTCTACAAGCTGGTCGATATCCGCGCGCTGGTGCGGATGTGGCAGGTCAGCCGGATCGATTTCTACGCAGCCTCGATCGCCCTGATCTCCGTGTTGCTGCTCGGCATCCTCCAGGGCGTCCTGCTGGCATCGATCGCATCGATCTTCCTGCTGCTGGCGCGGGCGTCGCGGCCGAACGTCGCGTTCCTCGGCCGCTTGCCCGGCAGCGGCCGCTATTCCGACAGCGCGCGGCACGCGGACGTCGAGCCGCTGGTCGGAATCATCGCGTTCCGCCCCGAAGCCTCGCTGCTCTACATCAATGCCGAGACGATTCTGGATGCGGTCCTGACCGTGCTCAGGAACTCGCCGGGTATCCATCTGGTCGCCTGCGACCTCTCGGCGTCGCCTTATATCGATCTCGCGGGCGCGCGCATGCTGCACGACCTCCATGACGAACTGGCGTCGCGCCGGGTCACCCTCTGCATCGTTGGCGCACATGCACAACTCCGTGACCTCCTGCGCGCCGAGGGGCTCGGGGAGAAGACCGACAGCGGCCAATGGCTGCGCTCGCTCGACAGCGTTCTCGGTGACGACAAGGCCGATCCGGCTCAGCGAACGGCCTGA
- a CDS encoding decarboxylase — protein sequence MAKDTKTAQKRIDQFFSGPGARADDWRDLVEAGKVWARGGNRAAYDAALASLSVTEEFHGYPGLQLMAALREAASSGDAAASLSLATRITQALATRSFRQHAGDWSAKDDGNGDTPELVSPTFTGQKGRRPYFETLIVTGVSSSQWPALAAEWRKLRRPEDGFIYEPVIVGSLEDAFCATMLNPNLGAVVINEGFGLRSRHDAPVLRSMTAAAGLKDESDASALRLAQIIKRVRPELDLYMISNRDVEDLAGNPEANVVRRIFYSVEELLELHLSILEGIQDRYDTPFFDNLKKYAQRPIGTFHALPIARGKSIFKSDWIRDMGEFYGPNLFLAESSATTGGLDSMLEPTGNIKKAQEKAARALGADRVFFVTNGTSTSNKMAVQALLAPGDIAIVDRNCHKSHHYGMVLAGAQPLYVEAFPMTEYSMYGAVPLKTIKQALLNAKAEGRLDRVKMLDLTNCTFDGHIYNTRRVMEECLAIKPDLIFLWDEAWFGFARFSPFLRRRTGLGAANEIEAWMHDPKSVEAYEKQQAQLGKEPSNETLLNTRLIPDPRKIRLRVYQTNSTHKSMSAIRQGSMLSVKDVEFHTVEQQFKEAVFTHASTSPNQQLIASLDISRRQMELEGYGLVANAIEIAFAIRQAINNNPLLSKYFRVLGADVMVPAQYRQSGFTDYLADGVNWATTLKSLDDDEFCLDPTRMTLVCGMAGFDGTQFKGILANEYNIQVNKTSRNSVLVQSNINNTRSDVAHLLRVLAEIAGEIDRGLTQGGENARKTFAARVKSLMTDVPDLPNFSHFHPAFRSDSGDKTNEGDIRTGFYAAYDVAGCEHLRLNDPEIDRRLKAGPELVSANFVIPYPPGFPIMVPGQVITQETIDFMRKLDVKEIHGYDAKEGLKLVRTEALAKLGRPKPGASPKLKAAS from the coding sequence ATGGCCAAGGATACCAAGACCGCACAGAAGCGCATCGACCAGTTCTTTTCCGGGCCAGGCGCGCGCGCCGACGACTGGCGTGATCTGGTCGAGGCCGGAAAGGTGTGGGCCCGCGGCGGCAATCGGGCGGCCTATGACGCGGCGCTGGCCAGCCTATCGGTCACTGAAGAATTCCACGGTTATCCCGGTCTGCAGTTGATGGCGGCGCTGCGTGAAGCAGCCTCAAGCGGCGATGCGGCCGCCTCGCTGTCGCTTGCGACTCGCATCACCCAGGCGCTGGCGACGCGATCCTTCCGTCAGCATGCCGGCGACTGGAGTGCAAAGGACGATGGCAATGGCGACACGCCCGAACTGGTGTCGCCCACCTTTACCGGGCAAAAGGGACGTCGGCCCTATTTCGAGACCCTGATCGTCACTGGCGTGTCATCCAGCCAGTGGCCGGCGCTGGCGGCCGAATGGCGCAAGCTGCGACGCCCCGAAGATGGCTTCATCTATGAGCCCGTTATCGTCGGCAGTCTCGAGGACGCGTTCTGCGCGACCATGCTCAATCCCAACCTCGGGGCCGTCGTGATCAACGAGGGCTTTGGCCTCCGTTCGCGGCACGATGCGCCGGTTCTTCGTTCGATGACGGCAGCAGCCGGCCTCAAGGACGAATCCGACGCTTCCGCGCTGCGGCTTGCTCAGATCATCAAGCGCGTCAGGCCTGAGCTCGATCTCTACATGATCTCGAACCGCGACGTCGAGGACCTGGCCGGCAATCCCGAGGCCAACGTCGTTCGCCGCATCTTCTACTCGGTGGAAGAGCTGCTGGAGCTGCATCTGTCGATCCTCGAAGGCATTCAGGATCGCTACGATACGCCGTTCTTCGACAATCTGAAGAAATACGCGCAGCGTCCGATCGGGACGTTCCACGCGCTGCCGATCGCCCGCGGCAAGTCGATCTTCAAGTCCGACTGGATCCGCGACATGGGCGAGTTCTACGGCCCGAACCTGTTCTTGGCCGAGAGCAGCGCCACCACCGGCGGTCTCGACAGCATGCTGGAGCCGACCGGAAACATCAAGAAGGCGCAGGAGAAGGCGGCGAGGGCGCTCGGTGCGGATCGCGTGTTCTTCGTCACGAACGGCACCTCGACCTCGAACAAGATGGCGGTGCAGGCGCTGCTTGCGCCTGGCGATATCGCGATCGTCGATCGCAACTGCCACAAGTCGCACCATTACGGCATGGTGCTCGCCGGCGCGCAGCCGCTCTACGTCGAAGCCTTCCCGATGACGGAATATTCGATGTACGGCGCGGTGCCGCTGAAGACGATCAAGCAGGCGCTGCTCAATGCCAAGGCCGAGGGCCGGCTCGATCGCGTCAAGATGCTGGACCTGACCAACTGCACCTTCGACGGCCACATCTACAACACCCGCCGGGTGATGGAGGAATGCCTGGCCATCAAGCCGGACCTGATCTTCCTGTGGGATGAGGCCTGGTTCGGCTTCGCGCGCTTCTCGCCGTTCCTGCGTCGCCGTACGGGCCTCGGTGCTGCCAACGAGATCGAAGCGTGGATGCATGACCCGAAGTCGGTCGAGGCCTATGAGAAGCAACAGGCTCAGCTCGGCAAGGAGCCATCGAACGAGACATTGCTCAACACGAGGCTGATCCCCGATCCCCGCAAGATTCGTCTGCGCGTCTACCAGACGAACTCGACCCACAAGTCGATGTCGGCGATCCGGCAGGGCTCGATGCTGTCGGTCAAGGATGTCGAATTCCACACGGTTGAGCAGCAGTTCAAGGAGGCCGTGTTCACCCACGCCTCCACCAGCCCGAACCAGCAGCTCATCGCCAGCCTCGATATTTCGCGGCGGCAGATGGAGCTGGAGGGCTATGGCCTCGTCGCCAACGCGATCGAGATCGCCTTCGCGATACGTCAGGCGATCAACAATAATCCGCTGCTGTCGAAATATTTCCGTGTCCTGGGTGCCGACGTGATGGTGCCCGCCCAATATCGCCAGAGCGGATTCACCGACTATCTGGCCGATGGGGTGAACTGGGCGACTACGCTGAAGAGCCTCGACGATGACGAGTTCTGCCTCGATCCGACCCGCATGACGCTGGTGTGCGGCATGGCCGGCTTCGACGGTACGCAGTTCAAGGGCATTCTGGCCAACGAGTACAATATCCAGGTCAACAAGACTTCGCGTAACTCGGTCCTGGTCCAGTCCAACATCAACAACACCCGCAGCGACGTCGCGCACCTTCTCCGCGTCCTGGCCGAGATCGCGGGCGAAATCGATCGCGGGCTGACCCAGGGCGGCGAAAATGCGCGCAAGACGTTCGCGGCACGGGTCAAGAGCCTGATGACGGACGTGCCTGATCTGCCGAACTTCTCGCATTTCCATCCGGCGTTCCGCAGCGATTCCGGTGACAAGACCAACGAGGGCGACATCCGCACCGGCTTCTATGCCGCCTATGACGTGGCGGGCTGCGAGCACCTCCGGCTCAACGATCCCGAGATCGACCGACGGCTGAAGGCTGGGCCCGAGCTGGTCTCGGCGAACTTCGTGATCCCGTATCCGCCTGGCTTCCCGATCATGGTGCCGGGCCAGGTCATTACCCAGGAAACCATCGACTTCATGCGCAAGCTCGATGTGAAGGAAATCCATGGCTACGACGCGAAGGAAGGGCTGAAGCTCGTGCGCACCGAAGCCCTGGCGAAGCTCGGCCGGCCGAAGCCCGGTGCGTCGCCGAAGCTCAAGGCCGCGTCATAG
- a CDS encoding aspartate:alanine exchanger family transporter: protein MQAFFTFLQQNPYLLLFFVVGLAVYIGRASIKGYGLGMVAGAIVVGAGLSVWSSTYGVKLELNNFAKSLFYYLFMYGVGLRVGPSFINSLKGDGLKFCVLALVSSIIGLALVVLGAKIFDLPVGAAGGMLAGSQTMSAAIGSAEQAITSGVVKLPEGMKPEQASGMIALSYGITYIWGTVGIILICKYLPRWWGVDAKAAAKQYEQEFGVKDLEGGGLTGYRQFGLRAYRLENPAMAGVSIAKFRAMNPEYRIVNVGRNGEPQGADPDFVLQKGDVVALGGSTESLTDKMGLIGPEVADAKTLGIPMDQADILITNKEMVGRTFESFRDTAIAGQLQVTKVERGGVQIPAGLKTKLERMDIVSVVGLKGAVNELGEMWGRIARTNTSTDLLTLAVGMILGFLIGMIDFPAFGARVGLGNAGGLLLSGVIVSSIVSRLRFFGNTPNAARNVLEDLGLVVFVAIVGVNAGAGLLSQLTGAIALKIFIVGFIACTIPPFIVWAIGFHVFKINPAVLMGGVAGARSHSGPCREAAVEIQSSVPWIGFPVGYAVSGILLTIFGYFAMLLAQ from the coding sequence ATGCAGGCGTTTTTCACATTTCTGCAGCAAAATCCGTATCTGCTGCTGTTCTTCGTCGTCGGTCTCGCCGTCTATATCGGCCGGGCCAGCATCAAGGGCTATGGCCTCGGCATGGTTGCCGGCGCCATCGTGGTCGGCGCAGGCCTGTCGGTCTGGTCATCGACCTACGGCGTGAAGCTTGAGCTGAACAATTTTGCCAAGAGCCTGTTCTACTATCTCTTCATGTACGGTGTCGGACTGCGCGTCGGGCCGTCCTTCATCAACAGCCTGAAGGGGGACGGCCTCAAGTTCTGCGTGCTTGCGTTGGTGTCGAGCATCATCGGCCTTGCTCTCGTTGTCCTTGGCGCCAAGATCTTCGATCTGCCCGTCGGCGCTGCCGGCGGCATGCTCGCGGGTTCGCAGACCATGTCGGCGGCGATCGGTTCGGCCGAGCAGGCGATCACCTCCGGTGTCGTCAAGCTCCCGGAGGGGATGAAGCCCGAGCAGGCTTCCGGCATGATCGCGCTGTCCTACGGCATCACCTACATCTGGGGTACCGTCGGCATCATCCTGATCTGCAAATATCTGCCGCGCTGGTGGGGTGTCGACGCCAAGGCGGCCGCGAAGCAGTATGAGCAGGAATTCGGCGTCAAGGATCTCGAGGGCGGTGGCCTGACCGGCTATCGTCAGTTTGGACTTCGCGCCTACCGGCTGGAAAACCCGGCAATGGCCGGTGTCAGCATTGCGAAATTCCGCGCAATGAATCCGGAATACCGGATCGTCAATGTTGGGCGCAATGGTGAGCCGCAAGGAGCCGATCCGGATTTCGTGCTGCAAAAGGGCGATGTCGTCGCGCTGGGCGGCTCGACGGAGAGCCTGACCGACAAGATGGGCCTGATCGGCCCGGAGGTCGCGGATGCCAAGACGCTGGGCATTCCCATGGACCAGGCGGACATCCTCATCACCAACAAGGAAATGGTGGGGAGGACGTTCGAGTCCTTCCGCGACACCGCGATCGCCGGCCAGTTGCAGGTCACCAAGGTCGAGCGCGGCGGCGTGCAGATTCCGGCCGGCCTCAAGACCAAGCTGGAACGGATGGACATCGTGTCCGTGGTCGGCCTCAAGGGCGCGGTCAACGAACTCGGCGAGATGTGGGGCCGCATTGCGCGGACCAATACCTCGACCGATCTTCTGACGCTCGCGGTCGGCATGATACTCGGCTTCCTGATCGGCATGATCGACTTCCCGGCCTTCGGCGCCAGGGTTGGCCTCGGCAATGCCGGCGGTCTGCTGTTATCGGGCGTGATCGTCTCGTCGATCGTGTCGCGGCTCCGCTTTTTCGGCAATACGCCGAACGCGGCCCGCAACGTGCTCGAGGATCTCGGTCTTGTCGTGTTCGTTGCCATCGTCGGCGTCAATGCGGGTGCGGGCCTGCTGTCGCAGCTCACGGGTGCGATTGCGCTGAAGATCTTCATCGTCGGCTTCATCGCCTGCACGATCCCGCCGTTCATCGTCTGGGCGATCGGCTTCCACGTCTTCAAGATCAACCCGGCCGTGCTGATGGGTGGCGTCGCCGGTGCGCGGTCGCACTCCGGCCCGTGCCGTGAGGCCGCGGTCGAGATCCAGAGCTCGGTGCCCTGGATCGGATTCCCGGTCGGCTACGCCGTCTCGGGCATCCTGTTGACGATCTTCGGCTACTTCGCAATGCTGCTGGCGCAGTAA
- the ppk2 gene encoding polyphosphate kinase 2: MAKDEPAEKMKRKDYEKELRKLQVELCHLQEWVKAQKLKVIIIFEGRDAAGKGGTIKALTEKVSPRVFRVCALPAPSDRQKSQLFLQRYIEQYPAGGEIVIFDRSWYNRAGVEYVMGFCSPNEHKRFLELCPLVEKFAVDAGIILIKLWLEVGMEEQELRFKARIEDPLRQWKLSPMDTESFGRWYDYSRARDMMFEATDTKHAPWRLIRSDDKRRARLNIISHILQRIPYKKVKREKVLLPKRTHKGRYNDQASLRGLKFVEERY, encoded by the coding sequence ATGGCCAAGGACGAGCCCGCGGAGAAGATGAAGCGCAAGGACTACGAGAAGGAGCTTAGAAAGCTCCAGGTCGAGCTGTGCCACCTCCAGGAGTGGGTCAAGGCGCAGAAATTGAAGGTGATCATCATCTTCGAGGGGCGCGACGCCGCCGGCAAGGGTGGGACGATCAAGGCATTGACCGAGAAGGTCAGCCCGCGCGTCTTCCGTGTCTGCGCCCTGCCCGCCCCCTCCGACCGGCAAAAGTCCCAGCTATTCCTGCAGCGCTATATCGAGCAATACCCGGCCGGCGGTGAGATCGTGATCTTCGATCGCAGCTGGTACAACCGTGCCGGCGTGGAATATGTCATGGGCTTCTGCTCGCCGAACGAACACAAGCGCTTCCTCGAGCTCTGTCCGTTGGTCGAGAAATTCGCCGTCGACGCCGGTATCATCCTGATCAAGCTGTGGCTCGAGGTCGGGATGGAAGAGCAGGAGCTCCGCTTCAAGGCACGCATCGAGGATCCGCTGCGCCAGTGGAAGCTGAGCCCGATGGATACCGAGTCCTTTGGACGCTGGTACGATTACTCCCGTGCGCGCGACATGATGTTCGAAGCGACGGACACAAAGCATGCGCCGTGGCGGCTGATCCGTTCCGACGACAAGCGGCGTGCACGGCTGAACATCATCTCGCACATCCTGCAGAGAATCCCCTACAAGAAGGTCAAGCGGGAGAAGGTCCTGCTGCCGAAGCGGACGCACAAGGGACGCTACAACGACCAGGCAAGCCTGCGCGGACTGAAGTTTGTCGAAGAGCGATACTGA